Proteins encoded by one window of Babylonia areolata isolate BAREFJ2019XMU chromosome 8, ASM4173473v1, whole genome shotgun sequence:
- the LOC143285156 gene encoding uncharacterized protein LOC143285156, whose translation MQMYHKFMIMITMTTVSLLIIFSHLDWHRERTEALALTADYLEKNSSTPSPQRDTVTRVLESENNATKSGKPAASNKQHEKPQKTASKAGKPQEQENEKWSKKGQTSKSTKAPEEEIDPELEKAEVTFPDWFTKGWSRTATAGQKDVFVGDRPLFPACNSASGGGAAKYSFIEPKKYLHNSKNPCWYDDTAAGGARREKALRCIPYFYVAGVAKCGTTDLYRRLRLHSQVMKGTMKEYHFWDRERFGNVELSQNGEIAKTHRKPWTFKQYTEAVVGERDMALLKDDLKYAGSSSKIFGDGSPSYLWDILNWKLLSGNQGCKEPRVIIGQHIRHVYPAARIILIFRHPTPRLYSRFLSRIWRTSYLKGADAQTFHDFVVKGVQMYRDCFKRWSIRHCAFNYTLYDDVVIRLVEGMYPVFMADWLRIWPKEQMLLLRNEDYGQNLTKTLETAFDFLGVGSPSEEDREAIVAQSKVNVGAEYDKVGPMKPETARILDEFYQPFVDQLAHMLNDPRFLWRDVYTPSHLGSADTTKNGEVGGGGTASTAGGERPGGQNVTRLPAGSSPQLSAAAAAAEPVSSGASRGGTGTGVTDKPLPLWAKLLMQFKPSSDASSNKVTPQSEEVPIMRIEKPPGTPIKKARYPGWWVNGWPKSSTSGLADQFLGDQPFFAPCSSRSQGNKAFDMIEPRKYEAALKNPCWYRDPQARDSLRCLPYFYVAGVAKSGTSDLYRRLSHHPDILQGSMKEYHWWDRGRFGDFYSDDLPIKAPKPEGIRIPFKQYADMITGRQGITSLLDDVRNTGKSVRVFGDISPSYFNDVKFWPLLDGNQGCSEPRVTIGQHIRHMTPSAKIIVIVRHPTPRLYLRFLARVPEKVSVRKAASFAFHRLVKKSVNMYKACFDHWSVRHCAYNTTLYQKDKVKLWEGMYSVFLWDWLRVFPRQQIYVTRYRDLIRDTRTVMTQIFNFLDLPALNETMLRSLVGEKWLERREEHELKKYFGPMVPETVDMLNDFYEPFVDKFAETLNDERFLWRDSDHL comes from the exons GTCGAAAAAAGGACAGACGTCAAAATCCACAAAAGCACCAGAAGAAGAAATCGACCCAGAACTAGAGAAGGCTGA AGTGACGTTCCCTGACTGGTTCACCAAGGGGTGGTCGCGAACGGCCACAGCGGGCCAGAAAGACGTGTTCGTGGGGGACCGGCCCCTCTTCCCGGCATGCAACTCCGCTTCCGGTGGTGGGGCCGCCAAGTACTCCTTCATT GAGCCCAAGAAGTACCTGCACAACTCCAAGAACCCTTGCTGGTATGACGACACGGCGGCGGGGGGAGCCAGGCGGGAGAAGGCCCTGCGCTGCATACCTTACTTCTACGTGGCGGGGGTGGCCAAGTGCGGCACCACCGACCTCTACCGTCGGCTCCGCCTGCACTCCCAGGTCATGAAGGGCACTATGAAGGAGTACCACTTCTGGGACCGCGAGAGATTCGGCAACGTGGAGCTGTCGCAGAACGGCGAAATCGCCAAAACGCatagaa AGCCGTGGACCTTCAAGCAGTACACAGAGGCGGTGGTTGGGGAGAGGGACATGGCTCTGCTCAAAGACGACCTCAAGTACGCCGGTAGCTCCTCCAAGATTTTCG GTGATGGGTCTCCTTCTTACCTGTGGGACATCCTCAACTGGAAGCTGCTGTCCGGCAACCAGGGCTGCAAGGAACCCCGGGTGATCATCGGTCAGCACATCCGCCACGTCTACCCTGCCGCCAGAATCATCCTCATCTTCAGGCACCCCACCCCCAG ACTGTACTCCAGGTTCCTGTCCCGGATCTGGAGGACCAGCTACCTGAAGGGAGCGGACGCCCAGACGTTCCACGACTTCGTGGTGAAGGGGGTCCAGATGTACCGGGACTGCTTCAAGCGCTGGTCCATCCGTCACTGTGCTTTCAACTACACCCTCTACGATGACGTTGTG ATACGGCTGGTGGAGGGCATGTACCCAGTGTTCATGGCGGACTGGCTGAGGATCTGGCCCAAGGAGCAGATGCTGCTGCTGCGAAACGAAGACTACGGCCAGAACCTGACCAAAACGCTGGAGACGGCCTTTGACTTCCTTGGAGTGG GGTCTCCGTCAGAGGAGGACCGTGAGGCGATCGTGGCCCAGAGCAAGGTGAACGTGGGGGCGGAGTACGACAAGGTGGGGCCCATGAAGCCGGAGACGGCGCGCATCCTGGACGAGTTCTACCAGCCCTTTGTGGACCAGCTGGCCCACATGCTGAACGACCCCCGCTTCCTGTGGAGGGACGTCTACACGCCCAGCCACCTGGG GTCAGCGGACACGACAAAGAACGGAGAGGTAGGGGGCGGCGGCACCGCCAGCACAGCGGGAGGAGAGAGGCCTGGGGGGCAGAACGTCACCAGGCTGCCAGCAGGGTCCTCGCCACAGCTTTCTGCTGCCGCTGCCGCTGCCGAgccggtctcctctggtgcgtccCGTGGTGGGACCGGGACCGGCGTCACTGACAAGCCTCTGCCGCTGTGGGCCAAGCTGCTGATGCAGTtcaa acccaGTTCCGATGCATCCAGCAACAAAGTCACTCCACAGAGTGAGGAAGT GCCCATCATGCGAATTGAAAAGCCACCAGGGACCCCCATCAAAAA aGCTCGTTACCCGGGCTGGTGGGTGAACGGGTGGCCCAAGTCGTCAACTTCCGGTCTGGCGGATCAGTTTCTCGGGGACCAGCCCTTCTTTGCTCCATGCTCCTCACGATCCCAGGGCAACAAGGCCTTCGATATGATA GAACCTCGGAAATACGAAGCAGCCCTGAAAAACCCTTGCTGGTACAGGGACCCCCAGGCCAGGGACAGCCTGCGCTGTCTGCCCTACTTTTACGTGGCGGGGGTGGCCAAGTCCGGAACCTCGGACCTCTACCGTCGCCTGTCGCACCACCCCGACATCCTGCAGGGGTCCATGAAGGAGTACCACTGGTGGGACCGGGGCCGCTTCGGGGACTTCTACAGTGACGACCTGCCCATCAAGGCTCCCAAGCCCGAGG gaatCCGGATCCCGTTCAAACAGTACGCCGACATGATCACGGGCAGACAGGGTATCACCTCACTGCTGGACGACGTCAGGAACACCGGCAAGTCCGTCAGGGTCTTTG GTGACATCTCTCCGTCTTACTTCAACGACGTCAAGTTCTGGCCGCTACTGGACGGGAACCAAGGTTGCAGTGAGCCCCGCGTCACCATTGGTCAGCACATTCGTCACATGACCCCCAGTGCcaaaatcatcgtcatcgtcagacATCCCACTCCAAG GCTGTACTTAAGGTTCCTGGCGAGAGTGCCAGAGAAAGTGAGCGTGAGGAAGGCCGCCTCTTTCGCCTTCCATCGGCTGGTGAAAAAATCCGTCAACATGTACAAGGCCTGCTTTGACCACTGGTCAGTTCGTCACTGTGCCTACAACACCACCCTCTATCAGAAAGACAAG GTGAAGCTGTGGGAAGGAATGTATTCCGTCTTCCTGTGGGACTGGCTACGCGTGTTCCCCAGGCAACAGATTTACGTCACCCGCTATCGTGACCTCATTCGTGACACCCGCACAGTCATGACGCAGATCTTCAACTTCCTGGATCTAC CCGCTCTGAACGAGACGATGCTGCGGAGCCTGGTGGGGGAGAAGTggctggagaggagggaggaacacGAGCTGAAGAAGTACTTTGGTCCCATGGTGCCGGAGACCGTGGACATGCTGAATGATTTCTACGAGCCCTTTGTCGACAAGTTTGCTGAAACGTTGAACGATGAACGTTTTCTGTGGAGAGATTCTGATCACCTGTGA